Proteins encoded in a region of the Tripterygium wilfordii isolate XIE 37 chromosome 21, ASM1340144v1, whole genome shotgun sequence genome:
- the LOC119988044 gene encoding uncharacterized protein LOC119988044 gives MPPEPVPWDRKDFFKERKHERPESLGSASRWRDSPSHHGSRDFARWGSGDFRRAPGHGKLGGWHVFSEENGLGYSPSRSGGKIPEDDWPSISRGDGKYGRNSRENRGSFTSREWKGHTGETSNGPLNAPSRLIDVDNGDQRSVDNVPHSDIVNSWDQLHLKERHDNKIALANGLSTGQRSERENSLDWKSLKWTRSGSLSSRGSGFSHSSSSKSLGGADFNEGKTELLPKNASPVQSPSLDGAACVTSSAPFEDTTSRKKPRLGWGEGLAKYEKKKVEGPDVCVNKEGTVVCAINIDSNHSPSSNLADKSPKVMGFSDCASPATPSSVACSSSPVLMLLSFGCLNTAILVAIAFSGFFCLLIINLDFENEDFAIFGFDNEDCYTANDDYISYLFIYFKRDDIGNIFRRGYNDSKAPQVDDVLVERLGNSDIQENERETVAADVLAHICSSLSSEAMSFCLTSSADHVEGYQERRYQNMNSVVKGPSTSGLTQYVDDETCSDDSSGEMDPADWTDGEKSIFIQAVSSYGKDFAMIAQCVRTRSMDQCKVFYSKARKCLGLDLLHPEPRNMGTPASDDANGGGGDAEDASILETGSTICSDKMGSKMGEDLPLSVMNLKQDESNPMKYMDLETDLNRSEGNGWMGPLESSNCKTVKTLVPDMCQTEVRTEQVSEFDQKSSVESATTEARKDEVTERGFATVSISVGEAVDLGASGSNAMVEREAGGEASSQNSFEREVLLPSLSDKLDRTHCADPRSHGGPIQDPNTSGNALQPSVGTSSCSGSRPIPENEQQVLPKLDSLGKPPIIFIPREHCVSTSISVAQDSAFIQSDIVQDRLSSTLDVPASADKQDHKSVGQGDCQQHLSLHPSLNHVESPQIITGYPLQIPTKEMNSDSSCRQLSEVHNYCKSDENLTGRSLTQDCFLQKCNSSNPLCTVAEFAPLSQKKDQIAGYPRGRSLSDVEKPCGNGDFKLFGTILSHPSAQNMDSISITHENDEKGIHHPRQSSKTSNLKFTSRPIADGSTGVLQFDRNNYMGGLENVPISSYGFWDGNRIQTGFSALPDSAHLPSTYPAAFANYPDSTSKMVQQSLQAVIKNNERIVNGVSIFSPREIGAANGLLDYQLYRSPDGTEVHPFAVDTRQRREALLAELQKRNGYEAVLNSQQQQGRAMVGMNVVGRGGILVGGPCTGVSDPVAAIKMHYAKTDRYGGHGGIAREQDWRGNGDVGR, from the exons ATGCCGCCAGAGCCTGTACCGTGGGATCGGAAGGACTTCTTCAAGGAAAGGAAGCACGAGAGGCCCGAGTCATTAGGCTCCGCCTCTCGGTGGAGGGACTCCCCTTCCCATCACGGATCGCGCGATTTTGCACGATGGGGATCGGGAGACTTTCGCAGAGCTCCTG GCCATGGTAAGCTGGGTGGTTGGCACGTATTTTCTGAGGAAAATGGTCTTGGATATTCGCCCTCGCGGTCTGGTGGCAAGATACCGGAAGATGACTGGCCATCCATTTCGCGTGGAGATGGGAAATATGGAAGGAACAGTCGTGAGAATAGAGGGTCTTTTACTTCCAGAGAATGGAAAGGTCATACTGGGGAAACGAGCAATGGGCCCTTGAATGCACCTTCGAGGCTGATTGATGTCGATAATGGTGATCAGAGGTCTGTTGATAATGTGCCTCATTCCGACATTGTGAACTCATGGGATCAGCTTCACTTGAAAGAACGACATGATAATAAGATAGCCCTTGCCAATGGGTTGAGCACTGGCCAGAGATCTGAGAGAGAGAACTCACTGGATTGGAAATCTCTTAAATGGACCCGTTCTGGTAGTTTGTCTTCACGGGGCTCTGGTTTCAGCCATTCAAGCAGCTCAAAGAGCCTAGGTGGTGCGGACTTCAATGAAGGAAAGACTGAATTGCTGCCTAAGAATGCTTCTCCTGTCCAATCACCTTCACTTGATGGTGCTGCCTGTGTAACATCTTCGGCGCCCTTTGAAGATACAACTTCTAGAAAGAAGCCACGTCTTGGATGGGGTGAGGGACTTGCAAAGTATGAGAAGAAGAAAGTTGAGGGCCCTGATGTTTGTGTTAATAAAGAGGGAACTGTTGTATGTGCTATTAATATAGATTCCAACCATTCTCCGAGCTCTAACTTGGCTGACAAGAGCCCTAAAGTCATGGGCTTTTCAGATTGTGCATCTCCTGCTACTCCGTCATCGGTTGCTTGTAGTTCCTCTCCAG TTCTAATGTTGCTATCCTTTGGATGCCTAAATACTGCTATACTTGTTGCTATTGCCTTTAGTGGC TTTTTTTGCTTGTTGATTATAAATCTGgattttgaaaatgaagatTTTGCTATATTTGGTTTTGACAATGAAGATTGTTATACTGCCAACGATGATTatatttcttatttgtttatttattttaagagAGACGATATTGGTAATATCTTCCGGAGAGGGTATAATGATTCTAAAGCACCTCAGGTTGATGATGTCTTGGTGGAAAGGCTGGGCAATTCTGATATTCAGGAGAATGAAAGAGAAACTGTTGCTGCTGATGTGTTAGCACACATTTGCAGTTCCTTGTCCTCAGAGGCAATGAGTTTTTGCTTAACTAGTTCTGCTGACCATGTGGAGGGCTATCAAGAGCGGAGGTATCAGAATATGAATTCTGTCGTAAAAGGGCCTTCAACATCTGGTTTGACACAGTATGTTGACGATGAGACTTGCTCGGATGACAGTAGTGGAGAAATGGATCCAGCTGATTGGACAGATGGGGAGAAATCTATCTTTATACAGGCCGTGTCATCCTATGGTAAGGATTTCGCGATGATTGCTCAATGTGTTCGAACTAGGTCTATGGATCAGTGCAAGGTCTTCTATAGCAAGGCTCGGAAGTGCCTTGGACTGGATCTGCTTCATCCTGAACCCCGCAATATGGGAACACCAGCAAGTGATGATGCGAATGGAGGTGGTGGTGATGCAGAAGATGCTTCTATTTTGGAGACAGGTTCAACCATTTGCAGTGATAAGATGGGCTCTAAGATGGGTGAGGACTTGCCATTGTCTGTCATGAATTTAAAACAGGATGAATCCAATCCTATGAAGTACATGGATTTGGAAACTGACCTGAACAGATCAGAAGGAAACGGTTGGATGGGACCTCTTGAATCTAGCAATTGCAAGACAGTTAAAACATTGGTGCCTGATATGTGCCAGACAGAGGTTAGGACTGAGCAAGTTTCTGAATTTGACCAAAAATCATCAGTTGAATCAGCCACTACCGAAGCTAGAAAAGATGAAGTGACTGAACGGGGCTTTGCAACCGTCTCAATTTCAGTTGGAGAGGCAGTTGACCTAGGTGCATCTGGTTCAAATGCTATGGTTGAGAGAGAGGCTGGTGGCGAGGCTTCTAGTCAAAATAGTTTTGAGAGAGAAGTTTTATTGCCAAGCCTGAGTGATAAACTGGATAGAACGCACTGTGCTGACCCAAGGAGCCATGGTGGCCCAATTCAAGATCCAAATACTAGTGGAAATGCTCTTCAACCGTCTGTAGGTACTAGTTCTTGTTCAGGATCAAGGCCAATCCCTGAAAACGAGCAACAGGTTTTGCCTAAGTTGGATAGCCTGGGAAAACCTCCCATCATATTCATTCCTAGGGAGCATTGTGTTTCTACTTCTATTTCTGTTGCACAAGATTCAGCTTTCATTCAAAGTGATATTGTCCAGGATAGGTTGTCATCGACTCTTGATGTTCCGGCTAGTGCAGATAAGCAAGATCATAAATCCGTTGGCCAGGGTGACTGTCAACAACATTTGTCTCTGCATCCTTCATTGAACCATGTTGAATCCCCCCAGATTATCACTGGTTATCCTTTGCAAATTCCAACTAAGGAGATGAACAGTGATTCAAGTTGCAGGCAGTTATCTGAAGTCCATAACTACTGCAAGTCAGATGAGAATTTGACTGGACGATCTTTGACTCAGGATTGCTTTCTTCAAAAGTGTAACAGTTCAAATCCTCTGTGTACAGTGGCAGAGTTCGCACCGCTGTCCCAAAAGAAAGATCAAATTGCTGGTTATCCAAGAGGCAGGAGTTTGTCTGATGTGGAAAAACCATGTGGGAATGGTGATTTCAAGTTGTTTGGTACAATACTCAGTCATCCCTCTGCACAGAATATGGATTCCATTTCTATTACTCATGAGAATGATGAGAAGGGGATTCATCATCCTAGACAGAGTAGCAAGACTTCAAATCTTAAATTCACCAGCCGTCCCATTGCAGATGGAAGTACAGGTGTCCTGCAGTTTGACCGAAACAATTATATGGGGGGCCTTGAGAATGTTCCCATTAGCAGTTATGGCTTCTGGGATGGGAATCGAATACAAACTGGTTTTTCAGCGTTGCCTGATTCTGCTCATTTGCCGTCTACGTATCCTGCTGCATTTGCCAATTATCCGGATTCCACATCTAAAATGGTCCAGCAATCATTGCAGGCTGTTATTAAGAACAATGAACGAATTGTGAATGGTGTTTCAATCTTCTCTCCTAGGGAGATAGGAGCTGCTAATGGACTATTGGATTATCAGCTGTACAGGAGTCCTGATGGTACTGAAGTGCATCCATTTGCAGTAGATACGAGGCAACGGCGTGAAGCATTGCTTGCTGAGTTACAAAAACGAAATGGTTATGAAGCAGTCTTGAATTCACAGCAGCAGCAAGGAAGGGCGATGGTGGGGATGAATGTCGTGGGAAGAGGAGGAATCCTTGTTGGGGGACCTTGCACAGGTGTTTCTGATCCTGTAGCTGCGATCAAGATGCATTATGCCAAAACCGACCGGTATGGTGGCCATGGTGGTATCGCCAGGGAGCAGGATTGGAGAGGCAATGGGGACGTAGGCAGGTAG
- the LOC119988251 gene encoding uncharacterized protein LOC119988251: protein MLVVAVTCEMVGEVALLFLVRTMSSDTSQTVGGSPPFQVFGLPWPDLNDGLFYNDSVSSSDSELRLIEFCSLKYKNSASLQGEWSIIGYVGKSQRHRTCFKFYYEDDARRTFPAANCFDTASVEGEQAGIFLESQELQLVPVNRLGRGTLGQY, encoded by the exons atgCTGGTAGTCGCCGTGACTTGTGAAATGGTCGGTGAAGTTGCTTTGCTTTTTCTGGTCCGTACAATGTCAAGCGACACTTCCCAAACAGTTGGTGGATCTCCTCCGTTTCAGGTTTTCGGGCTACCTTGGCCGGATCTTAACGACGGACTATTCTATAACGACTCCGTTTCATCCTCCGACTCCG AGTTGAGGCTGATCGAGTTCTGCTCTCTCAAGTACAAAAATTCTGCTTCGTTGCAAGG CGAATGGTCTATCATAGGCTACGTTGGAAAGAGCCAGAGGCACCGCACTTGCTTCAAGTTTTATTATGAAGATGATGCACG GAGGACTTTTCCGGCAGCGAACTGTTTTGACACAGCTTCAGTGGAGGGTGAGCAAGCAGGGATCTTCCTAGAAAGCCAGGAACTCCAACTTGTTCCTGTAAATCGCCTTGGAAGGGGAACATTGG GTCAATATTGA
- the LOC119988200 gene encoding uncharacterized protein LOC119988200: MDFIFRGLTDEYAPSQPELLRCPFLRNINEPTNFSFSSLMAFPMPVRSGKGPIFEDGPNFETAFRLFHGRDGVVPLSERAFLHSEKVVPESAAPQFNPLAAKAATISLSSFWTGGPFGFHSFSEKWENQKKKSNSSKKESYSKGGRSNHEALSNEWLQSGNCPIAKSYRAVSNFLPLVAKVLQPPQGVQLRCPPAIVAARAALAQTAFAKNLRPQPLPTKVLAIGMLGLAANIPLGIWREHTEKFSPSWFAAVHAAVPFIAMLRKCVLMPKSAMIFTIGASVLGQIMGSRAERYRLKTVADKKLPLAETFVAEKTLPLVETSVGWSSQLQAVTSKGGHCIEWEKASVLRQDHLHQQIGPIESI, translated from the exons ATGGATTTTATCTTCAGAGGACTAACTGACGAGTATGCTCCTTCGCAACCAGAACTGCTCAGATGTCCGTTTCTTAGGAACATCAATGAGCCTACCAAtttctccttctcctctttGATGGCTTTCCCAATGCCT GTTCGCTCCGGGAAAGGTCCAATATTTGAAGATGGTCCCAATTTTGAGACGGCATTCAGGCTTTTCCATGGACGTGATGGTGTAGTCCCTCTTTCTGAAAGAGCTTTCTTGCACTCTGAGAAAGTAGTGCCTGAGTCTGCTGCACCCCAGTTTAATCCCTTAGCCGCCAAGGCAGCCACCATCAGTCTCTCATCCTTTTGGACTGGCGGACCCTTCGGCTTTCATTCATTTTCAGAGAAGTGGGAGAATCAGAAGAAAAAATCCAACTCATCCAAAAAAGAGTCTTATTCAAAG GGAGGACGTTCAAATCATGAGGCATTGAGCAATGAGTGGCTACAGAGTGGAAATTGTCCGATTGCAAAGTCATATAGGGCAGTTAGTAATTTCCTGCCACTTGTTGCAAAAGTTTTACAGCCCCCCCAAGGAGTGCAACTCAGGTGTCCACCTGCTATAGTTGCAGCACGAGCAGCTCTAGCTCAAACAGCTTTTGCAAAGAACCTGCGCCCACAACCACTGCCGACAAAAGTACTTGCTATTGGGATGTTGGGATTGGCAGCAAATATTCCTTTAGGGATTTGGAGGGAGCACACTGAGAAATTCTCACCATCCTGGTTTGCTGCTGTGCATGCAGCTGTGCCATTTATAGCCATGCTTAGGAAGTGTGTGTTGATGCCTAAATCTGCTATGATATTTACCATAGGAGCATCCGTGTTGGGACAGATAATGGGTTCTAGGGCAGAGCGATATCGGCTGAAGACGGTAGCTGATAAAAAGTTACCACTTGCAGAAACTTTTGTGGCTGAGAAAACATTGCCCCTGGTGGAAACCTCAGTTGGTTGGTCAAGTCAGTTACAAGCTGTGACCTCTAAGGGTGGGCACTGTATAGAGTGGGAGAAAGCTTCTGTTCTACGGCAGGACCACCTTCATCAACAGATCGGCCCTATTGAGTCTATCTAA
- the LOC119987940 gene encoding beta-taxilin-like: MENPDANQLPEVDSMPDGFVDSSTEHLAPQTPNFEQEKPVNNRKDVVSELEHSNEASLEITAYESQKSHGRAEKTEKLRTFPVPLSDFDSFEANLQLAEVPDESCVEGTEVAVGMPDPAVVSKASVGVSECSEVKEQAQGSCQSSEKSIEGGSDVNATHRKETSSETTEILRNGKQEVTETKRKNTKRSFKSEKEFLEFTLKYQQVIAERDAAISVRDKLESLCRELQRQNKILMDECKRVSTEGQSLRLDLSAKFQDAIKDVSNKLEEQKDESLSQLKENEMLRIKLKQLVDQYDLSEEQHAQQLKQKNLELQIADLKIKQHEAKLVQEKSQMKLYAEQVSQLLATEKNLRLQLTADGEKFQQFQEALLKSNEVFETFKQEIEKMAKSIKELKKENLFLKSKSEKSDVTLIELVGEREGLKKQLEKMKKQKEKLESLCRSLQAERKQASTGSNSSESTL; this comes from the exons ATGGAGAATCCGGATGCAAATCAGCTTCCCGAGGTGGATTCAATGCCAGATGGGTTTGTTGACAGTTCTACAGAGCATCTTGCTCCTCAAACCCCGAATTTCGAGCAAGAGAAGCCTGTGAACAACCGTAAAGATGTTGTTTCAGAGCTTGAGCATTCAAACGAAGCATCCTTGGAAATCACAGCATACGAGTCTCAGAAAAGCCATGGTAGGGCAGAGAAGACAGAGAAGCTGAGAACTTTTCCTGTTCCATTGTCTGACTTCGATAGTTTTGAAGCAAATCTGCAATTGGCAGAGGTGCCAGATGAAAGCTGTGTGGAAGGAACAGAGGTCGCGGTGGGCATGCCGGATCCTGCTGTTGTTTCTAAAGCTTCAGTTGGGGTATCTGAATGCAGTGAAGTAAAAGAACAAGCTCAAGGGAGTTGTCAGAGTTCAGAGAAAT CTATTGAAGGAGGGTCAGACGTAAATGCAACGCATAGAAAGGAAACATCTTCAGAAACCACTGAAATACTGAGAAATGGAAAACAA GAAGTCACTGAAACCAAACGCAAGAATACAAAGcgttcatttaaatcggagaaAGAGTTTCTGGAGTTCACTTTGAAGTATCAGCAAGTTATTGCAGAAAGAGATGCAG cTATTTCTGTTCGTGATAAGCTTGAGTCTCTGTGTAGGGAGTTACAACGTCAGAACAAAATACTTATG GATGAATGCAAACGGGTGTCAACAGAGGGGCAAAGCTTGAGATTAGATTTGTCAGCAAAGTTCCAAGATGCAATCAAG GATGTTAGTAATAAGCTTGAAGAGCAAAAGGATGAATCGCTTTCGCAGCTTAAGGAAAATGAGAT GTTAAGAATTAAGTTGAAGCAACTTGTTGATCAGTATGATCTTTCTGAAGAGCAACATGCACAGCAG TTAAAGCAGAAAAACCTGGAACTTCAAATTGCTGATCTCAAAATTAAGCAACATGAAGCGAAATTAGTCCAGGAGAAGTCCCAGATGAAGTTATATGCAGAACAGGTCTCACAATTGCTTGCAACTGAAAAGAATTTGCGGTTGCAGCTGACGGCTGATGGAGAGAAATTCCAACAATTCCAG gaAGCGTTACTAAAGAGCAACGAGGTATTTGAAACATTTAAGCAAGAGATTGAGAAG ATGGCAAAATCTATCAAGGAACTGAAGaaggaaaatttatttttgaagagCAAAAGCGAGAAATCCGATGTTACCCTTATAGAACTTGTTGGAGAG AGAGAGGGATTGAAGAAAcaattggagaaaatgaagaaacagaaagaaaagctTGAATCATTATGCCGATCACTCCAGGCAGAGAGGAAACAAGCTTCTACCGGGAGCAATAGCTCGGAATCGACTTTATGA
- the LOC119988846 gene encoding uncharacterized protein LOC119988846 yields the protein MARAAILQLARSQARQLSCGSFRSGCQPYRHATELYFGSAKQNFTSPGLLDSLQKRWASQAAATKDDNKISIGPSGGKEAGEEEKDTDVVYHGPISSTIKKVKLLSLSTCCLSVSLGPVITFMTSPDLNIILKGAVASSVIFFSATTTGVLHWFVSPYIHKIRWQPGSDSFEVEMMTWLATFVPKTIKFSDIRPAETNRPFVTFKANDNFYFVDADHCHNKALLARLTPQKPSAQGSAFKNL from the exons ATGGCGAGAGCCGCTATCCTTCAATTGGCGCGATCACAAGCGAGGCAGCTCTCATGCGGAAGCTTCCGTTCAG gatgTCAACCTTATAGGCATGCAACAGAACTGTATTTTGGAAGTGCCAAACAGAACTTCACCTCTCCTGGCCTGCTTGATTCTCTCCAGAAAAGGTGGGCATCTCAAGCTGCTGCCACAAAAGATGACAACAAGATCAGCATTGGACCAAGTGGAGGGAAGGAGGCTGGGGAAGAGGAAAAAGACACTGACGTTGTTTATCATGGTCCGATTTCATCAACCATCAAGAAAGTAAAATTACTTTCACTCTCAACTTGCTGCCTCTCTGTGTCCTTGGGTCCTGTCATAACCTTCATGACATCTCCTGACTTGAATATAATTTTGAAAGGAGCAGTGGCATCTTCTGTCATATTCTTTAGTGCCACAACTACCGGTGTCCTGCACTGGTTTGTCAGCCCTTATATTCACAAGATTAGATGGCAGCCTGGTTCCGACAGCTTTGAGGTGGAGATGATGACCTGGTTGGCAACTTTTGTTCCAAAGACCATAAAATTCTCCGACATTCGACCTGCGGAAACCAATAGGCCTTTTGTGACATTTAAGGCCAATGATAATTTCTACTTTGTCGATGCAGATCACTGCCATAACAAGGCATTGTTGGCAAGACTGACACCACAGAAACCATCAGCACAGGGGTCCGCTTTCAAAAACCTGTAA